The sequence GAATCCATTCTCTCTGTTCGTTATTCCACAGCCGTGTCTTGCTCTTTCTCGCCTTCTATCCCCCACCTTCTGTTTCACTCGCTCTACGTGCATTACGCGAACGGACTCGCAGTCAGTCGGCACAGAGTCATCGTTGACGCCACCGAGACCCTCCTTATccctttctttcattcttttcctcCATTTCAATCTCCCTCTTCGCTCCTCTCCGTTAATTCATCCCGCGATGTTCCTTGATTTTCGCGGTCCTCTTAATATTCCTTCCCCGTTTCACCGCCGGCAATCAGCCCAGAGCCCTTTCGTTCGCGTTCCTGGTGAAACATCATCGAGAACGTACGTTGCAACGGGAGTGGTCAGTGTTCAGTGGTTGTGATACTTCTTCGATGCCACGAGAAGGATAGAGCGGCTTCGACCTTGCTCACCCGTTTGGTAATTAACCTTTGACAGATGTACGCGCGATTTTTTCCATCTCCTCACCGTGCCAGAAGACGAGGAGATCAACTGATAGCGAGTTGCGCGATAACGTCGCTTCGCTAGTCTATCGTTTTTAACTATGTATTTTTTCCTCCTCGACGCGATGCACGCTTGAGAGTGCTCGATCTTTATCGCCAGCACTCCCCTCGTACCAGTAAACCGATAATTGAACGAGTTATGAAGGCGCACGCGAACGTACCGGTTAATCCTCtaacggcggaccagggagagagactCAATTCTAACTTAACTTTGCTAACTTAACTATATGtttaactttaaattgatattcttCTGCATCTTTTGTAAGTTTAAAGgtggcggaccagggagagagacccaattctATATTAATCTCGTATtacatatcattttcattttctaaaatgtATAGCGTTTTTCCAAGAATAATTCTTTGAacatatgaaattcttttgtttaaaaatttatttatttatttattcagtatATACAAAAATTGTGTATTTAACTTAAAATTTCAATGCCCGCAGCAAAACAAAAAGTAGAGCGCACTGTAATCaaaattttctctttatttataTTACAACCATAATCGTTTCGCAAGGTTCGCATCGCGGAATGTCCTCATCGGCGCTTCACGTTTACGTAAGATTTCGAGGCGACGATCATTCGAGCGCAGGACGCGTTGGCGCGTGGCGCACGCCATGGAGTCTCTGCGAACCGACGGTCGGCAGCCGGTAAAGGAGCTCGTCCTCGCGATAGTATCTAACGACGATAATGGGATAACGAGGGTCTCGATAATTAACCGGGAAGCCGGGTACGAGTAACCGAGTCTTGCTCGATCGTTGACTCGACGGCAACCTTCCCCCCACCGTTCCTTTCCCGTTGCTTCCTCCTCGGACAGCGGTTACCATTGTCCGCCTTAACCGAGCGAATCGATGACCCGTGGAAGATTATCCTCCGTTCCGTTCGCGGGAAGCTATCCCGTCAGCGTTTCGCTTCCGTTCTTACCTTGGcgcgctttttttttcttcttcttcttctgcatcgaATACGCGGTGCGTTACGTCAGCGATACAAAGCCGGTTTGCGTAATCGATGGCGACAGTGCGTATTTTTGTAATTCTCCTGGCTCGTAAGTCAACACCGAGGTGTTCATTTCAACGAGAACGAATATTGCGTTTCCCCGGCTCCCTTCCCTCCCCAAGCGCGCAAATCGAGGGAAAGGTACGGCGGTGTAACGGTACCGGCGAAAAACGCGTTCGAAAAATGACTAAAGCGTACCGTTTTAGCCGCGGCGAGGAATCGGTTACGGTCGTTGATCTTGCCGACTTCGCGCCGCCTTTGTTTCTTCCGGCCCGAAAGGGGCGCCGCGTCCTCCCGACAAAGCTTTCGGAATGTCGGAAGGCTGTCCGCCGAGTCACGTAACGTGGTAGTCGGGATAAACGTGCTCTCGAGCTAGATCGATTTCCCGTAATCAAGGTAACGCGATATCGCAACCGCGACCGATATTATCCTGGCGCCTGTATCGCCGAGTCGTTTCGACAGCCACGCCACGAATTCGTACCTTTCGCCTCGGTCTCGGAAACGTTTCGTTTGCTTTGAGCCGCGCTCGTTAACGCAAACGCGGAAACTTTACAGCTCCCCTCCCTGAGAGTAAACTCAGAATTATCTACTCGCGGCTGTTTGTTTGATTTAACACACGCACACGCGCACGGTTCTAGTATCGTCAGTTACCAGGCACCGGGTTTGTTCGTTTTCAATTTTAGGAGGCAAGATCGGTGAGCTTCGCCTCGCGGGGACAGAATGGAAGGAGAGGATGTAGGCGATGATAAGCTTTCGAAAAAGGAAGAACCGGGGCTTCGTGTTCTCTCGGTCGACAAAGTCACCGTGGAGAAGATCGTGTTCGAATCGTCGAGTGGATCGCGGGAAGTGCTGCTGACGAAGAACGAGACCTCGAGGAAACTGTCGATTAAGTCCGAGCTCTCGCGGTCCGAGGACGAAGGGAGGAAGAACCGCGCATCGCTTCCGGAGGACATACTCGCGGCGAACTCGAAGGGCGCGATCGAGAAGAGGATCAAACCGATCAAACTTACCAAGGGTCCCTCGATAGGCAGCATCGTGGTCGACGTTCCGTCAAAGTTAGAAATTAACGAATCCAATTCAAAGAAAGCTGAAGAGAAAGCAAAGGATGAAGATAATCAAGAGGACCGAAGGGAGAACGAGGGAACCGAGGCGAAAGATCGTTTAGAAAAGAGTCGTTCGAACATCAAAGTGCTGCAGGAAAATTTAACAACCAAGATCGACGCCAACACCGTCGAAAGGTACAGGAGGAAGTTGCAGGAGCTGCGCGAGAACTGCGCCCACAAGTTGCTCGATTCGAACGCGAACGAGAAGTTCACGGAGGTCGCGTTCGACGAGGAATTCCTGCAGAAGCACAACCTCGACAGGAGATTGAAGATCGAGGAGGATAGATCACCGGAGGGTGAGCTCGAGCAGGAATCGGACGAGTTGCTGACGAAGGACACCGCGACAGCGAAGCCGAGCTACAGCAAGAAGGTCTCCGAGGTGGAGAAAAGGTGGTCCGGAGAGTTCCTGGAGAACAGACTGACGCGTCGATCCTCGGAATCCTCCAAGTCCTCTTACGTGGAGGAATTCGGCAGCGTATCCTCCGAGGAGAGCGTCGCGGGAGATCGCGACTCGCCGCGATTCGAGCGAGAGAAGAGGAATACGGAGGTGGAAGAGAGCGGACGAGAGTCTTTCGGGAGGCAAACTTCGGAGGAGGTCCTCGCGGACAGTACCGTGAGCACTTTAGATTCCGACTCGTGTCTGGAGGATCGGATCAAGGCGTTGGAGGAGGAGGAAAGTGTAGATCGGAAGGACGAGGTGGAGGATGACGAAGGAGAGGATCTCGACGTGGTGCGTCGTCGACGTCGCTCGAAGCTGTTAGCGTACGAGCGTGCCGATCGTTGGAACGAGTCTCTGAAACGGGCGAAGGTTTCGAGCGGTTGCTCGACGGACTCGATCGACTCGACGCGTTCGAGGAAGGACGGTTACGCGAGTCTCGTGAGGGAATTGGCCATGGAGGCGGCGGCGGGCACTTCTCGAGTGAAGAAGGAAGAGAAGCAAAAGAGGAAGCTGGGGCTTCGCAGATTGCTGCCTGGTTTCTTCTCGCCGAAGGATTCCCGGAAGgattacaagaagaagaaggagtcgAAGGAGAGGAGGAGGCACGAGGACAGACACTTCGCTCGTTACCAGCAGAACGGAAATTACACCAGATCGCCGGACACGATGAATCTGAACGAGGACATCAAGAGGAACGTGAAGCTGGACAACAGTCTGAACGGATCGATCATCGAGGAGAGGCTGGACGAGATAAAACGAGAATTGTTCCCGGATCAGTGCCCGATAACCAGCACTCCGGACCACCTGGCGCGGGACGAGGAGCAGAGTCTGTTGCGCGACCGAAGCGGAGCCGCCAGGGCGTACGGCATCGACTCCAGCCTGAGCTCCATCGCGCCGGACGACAGGTGGAACGAGAGGAGCGGGCATCTTGGGATATCCCCGGACATCCGGAAGTTCGAGCAGAGGCAGAAGCGCGAGGAGTTCGACCAGAGGTACGGGGGGCAGCAATTGGAGCGAAAGCACAGTCTGCAGGAATCGAATCCACCGAACCGTCTGTGTTTCTTTCAAAGAAATCATGGCCCCTCGGGAAGAATCTCGGCGCCGCCCAGCGAGAGGTACCTCGTCCGACCCAGGGCGATCCATCCGATCGACAGACCTCTGCCGGCGATCCCTCGATCCCGAGTCGACTCGTCCAATTATGAAAACTATCCGGAGGAAGATAATCAACCGCGGCCGATCGGTTATGAACGGAGTGGGGCATACACAGCGGACAAGGCGGAATATTCTAACAAATCAACGTTGTATGAGAACGAAGGTTCGCCAGGTGGATTGATTCTGAAATCGGTCTCCGCTCAGGTGAAGATCACGCGGCAGCCGATAGGGAATCAGAACCAGAAGAGAGCGCCCTTGGTCGGTCGATCTCCGAAGTATCTTTCTTCAGGTTCCAGTCAGAAATCCGGGGACTACGGAGATTCCAGTTGCACGCCGAACTCCAGCCAAAAAAGCGAGTTCTCGCCGACCAGTTCGAAGAGCGGGGAGTATTATTTGAATTCTCCGCGGAACAGCGGCTCTCCTAACGACAGGGACTTCGACGAGGAGAACCCGTCCAGCAGGGAAGGCATCTACGAGAACGAGAATGAGAATTCGCCTTCGAGATCGTCCACCCGGTGCGCGGATGAGAGGATCTACGACGAAACGCCGTCCTCGCCGTCTAAACCGCCTATCCGTTCTCCAATGGATGATTCTTTGGATAAGACGGACTCTTCTCCGGGTCGAGGATGTTCCAAGGGCGGACGACCAATGTCGCCCAGGACGAACGCGGACAAACAGAGCATCGATGGAGAAACTGGCAAAACAGGAGCGCGGACCGTGCCTTCCAGGAGGTCCCAGCCTAACGAACAGATCCTGATCGCCTCGCCGAAGAGGGAAATCGCGTACGAGTGTCGGATACCTCGGCCTTTGAACGAGTCCAGACTCTGCGCCGTCGAATCTCCCGTGCGGATGATGAATACGCCTCACAGACTCACCGGAGTGACCCCGTTGGAGCCGCGTAATCAAGATCCAAGCGGGAACCGGGAGCCTCCAGCCTCGAAGATGATCGAAGATGACTAtccaggaggaggaggaggactcGCGGAGATAGCCCGGCCGGAGCCCGTTTACGGACATCATCGAAATCAACCAGTAGCAGGTCAGAATGGTGGATCGCAAGCGGAGGATGAGCGGAGAAAGGACTGCGACGATAGAGTGGCTTGGGTTCAGGGAAGAGCAACTTCTCCGGCGACGAGCCCTAAACGAAACGAAGCAACATCTGGAGAGAGAAACGAATCCCCGGTTACGGAAAACCATCGACAGGGTCAAAATCAACCGCCCTCTCGTTCGCCTCggtccgtggcccctttgctcCTGCAAGAAGCGCAACGTCCCCGCATCGCGGGTCGGGAGAAATTGTACGGAACCGCGGGCCCGGGACGCGTAGACCCACCCAGGGTCCTCCAACCACAGGCGCAGCAACGACAACCGCGATCGCCCACACCGCGAAGTCTAACGGAACCTTTGTACCTTCGTCAAATCCCCGAGTCGACTTACGGGCAACGGGAGAACGCGGCCGTCGGGCCGCTGTCGCCGTCGAAGCAGGAGACTCGACAACACCTGGAGGCGTTCTACTGGCAGCAGAAGACGCTGGAGGCGAGCAGGAAGACCGTCGCGCCTCCGAGCGCGAACGCGAACCCGAGACAGATTGGAAGGAAAATTGATTTACCGGAGGTCAGGGAGGCGGTGTATTGGCAGCAGCTCAAGAAGCTGGACGAGGAGCAACAGAGGCGCATCTACGAGCAGAATTTGATGGAGGAGTCTTCCTGTTGCAAGGCGGGACCGAAGATTCCCTCTGCGAGGTCCGTGTCTCAGAGGCAAGTGTCGGTTCCAAGTCCCGCTGGAGCTATGAATCTTTCGTTGACGATCGGATACGGGGAGCCGGGTCCGTGGGCGGGTAATGTCTGTCGTTCGAAAGGGAATCCGAGCGGAAAGCCGCCGTTAATGCAGAGTCAAAAGGGTCCGAATCAACCGGTGTTGATCGTGAGACCGCAACAAGCGATTCGCGAACGTCGAGAAGCAGCGATGCCCTCTAAGCCCGTCGATTCCTCTCGCAGACCGGAAACGCAGAGGTCGAAAAGCGCTTCCCCGCATTTCCACCGCGGCGACGCCCCTCAGATCGTGCCGCGGAAACTGGACGCCCCGTCGATTTACGAGGAGGAAGTAGCAGCGGTGAACGACGTCGAAGGGAAAAGCGCGCCTCCTCCGATATTCAAAAGGGGCAGCCTGATCGGCGGAGAGTCGGCGGAGTATGGCACCGGAGGTGGCGCTAAGAGGGTCAGCTTTTCGAATCAGTCGACCACCGTCGGACGAGATTTGCCCAGCGGAAGTTGGCCGACAAAACATGGCACAGCTCCGGAACCACCGACTCGAAGACATCGAAGCGAGGACAGCGTTTCCGACACGGACTCGGTGTTTCTTCACCAAGAACGTCGCGACGCTGCGGCTGGCCCCTGCCCCGACGTGGAATACGACGCTGACAGACCTCTACCTCCTCTGCCCAACGACGTGGCTCCTGCGAATCCGAGCGGAAGTGGCAGTACGCCAAGGAGCAACGCGTACGGGGAAGTTCGATGGAACCCCCCACGACCGGATCCACGACGAGCCATCAGCCCCCACCGGATGCTTCGCCCAAAGGGTGAGTGCTTGCTTTTTTTTCCATACACCTCTTTCTATTTTCCGCGATTTTTTCATTCGCGGCGCTGCCACGATCCGCAACGCTCGGATCGTAATTTCACCCGGACAAGTTGCAAAGGATCCGCTCTACGCGGCGTATGACCGTGCATTTCAACGAGCCTCTTAAGGCACACCGAGAGCGGTATCGCGTACAAGCACGTTCCTGCCCGCGGTACACGAATCTCGCTCTTATATCTAAAGCCTGTACGAACTTCACTTCCTACGTAATGTCGCGAATTCGTGAGAAGTTTGCACGTATTCGGGCTGCAGGCGTATTTGTCAATTTGACGAAATTTATTGGTAAGTCGACTTAAGAATATTGAGTGGAATCGGGTCGAGTCGGGTAcgatttcgggtacccgatattcaCGTCAAATATGCATTTTTTGGGTCAggtttcgggtacccgaaattttcagaTCTCTATTAATATCGATACTCGTCGATCGTTCATACGTCTTGGTTCGACGACCCTGCACCTTAACGAGGATTTTTACCGTGAACTTGCCACGACGATGGAAGCAACCTGGTTCGGGGTCAGAGATGGTCTTGGCTGCAGGATACGTGGGCAGTAGCGTTACGTCATTGGACGGGTCGGAGTAGCTGTACGGGCAGTCGCGATTAGTTGCTCTTCTAGTTTCCCCGGAGGAAGGTCGGTAACCTACGACTCGATAAAACGCTATGCGAGTTCACCATCCACCTATCCCAAGAGGAAACCGCTTTTAAATCAGCCACATGCCACTCGCAAATTCTTGATCCAAAACGATCCTATTCAAAAGAACGTATCCGGGCAAACGTTGATCGAATTCTCGTCTAGTCCTTCGATACGATATGTATGCAAATCGGTAGAATCCTCAGAGACAGCGGATACAGATTCGAATATCAAAATATTCGAAGAGCCCCGAGAATTCGCGCCATCCAATTAACCGGTTCATCGACCGTCCGCGAATTAACGCGTCTATTTACCGCGGTAATAAGCAACGAGGTCGCGAGGACATCGCGGAGAAGCGAAACGCGTCAAAGAACCTGCGTACCAGTGTGTCCGTGCGTGGGAGGTCGGGGGAGGTCGCGGGAACGGTCGTATGTTTTCCGTACGGTGAGTAGTAAGTAGCATTCGGGAGGATGCGGAGGCGGGAAGGGCGTTCGGGATCGATCCCCGACTTGGTTCCCGTGACGTCACACGGGAAGGGAAGATAGAAGGAGGGCGCTGGGACGAGGGACGAAGGGACAAGGAGGAAAGTGAGACAAAGCGAGAAAGGTTTCGCGAGCTGAGCCGCGACAGGGTGGTACGGGGGCATGCGGCGCGGCGATGTAGagggaggaaagagagaaaggtggGTGCAGTGTGCCGGGACTCGGGCAGGTCCCGGCgacgttccgttccgttccgcgGGTTTTCGATGGTGGTGCCGCTGCTGTTGGTGCTACCGGCGTTCGCGCACCTTGTGAAACGACTCTAACCGCGTACCTGATAGTGGTTGTGGGTGGTAGTGCGGTGGTGGTGCGACGCCGCCGTTATCGGTGGACGTCGCGTCTTATTTTCCGCGCTCGGACTTTTCCCCAACATCGCAGCCTCTTCTTCAGGGCTACGATCGATCGCGACCTTCGAAGACGCGTGTTCGCGAAGGAGGAGCGCGCGGTGACGTTAGTCGCGATCGTCGAAGGGACGAAACGCGAGGTAAGCACATAGGGTGCTGGGGGATCGTGGAGGGTGGCGGTGCTGCCGTCGAGCCGGTCGCCCGTCACACGGCGCGAGGTACGTGCTCGTCTCGCCGGTGCCCGCCGTGTAGTTTCTCCTCCCTCGTCGCCTTCTTTCGGGTCTCTGTTCGAAAAATCGTCCAAAGGTGTCTAGGCCCTATCCTAAACATCCGCGTCTCATCGGCAAGTGTAGTGACCTTATCACGGACCAAGGATTAAAACTTAAACTGTGCCCGTTCGGTGATCGAACTTGAAAAAAAAGCATGCATTTAGAGCGTGAACCGCGCGATACGGGTAGATCCGCCAGGTATGGTTATCGCTCCTCGGCCACGACCTTCACCGTGTAATCGACGTGGAAGGGAAAAGGTTCTCGAACGAAGGGGATGCTGTGAATCGTGCCAGTCCAGCGACTCGCGAAATATTCCTTTCTGAAAAATCTCGCGCGCTTATTAATCCCGTAGGAACGTAAAGAATATCCTGGCGGGAGACAACGGGGTGTCTTGTTCGTTCGGCCCGGGTCGATGGGTCGACGTTCCCAAAGTGCAGCCCTGTGTGGCTTA comes from Osmia lignaria lignaria isolate PbOS001 chromosome 8, iyOsmLign1, whole genome shotgun sequence and encodes:
- the LOC117606476 gene encoding uncharacterized protein LOC117606476 isoform X7, coding for MEGEDVGDDKLSKKEEPGLRVLSVDKVTVEKIVFESSSGSREVLLTKNETSRKLSIKSELSRSEDEGRKNRASLPEDILAANSKGAIEKRIKPIKLTKGPSIGSIVVDVPSKLEINESNSKKAEEKAKDEDNQEDRRENEGTEAKDRLEKSRSNIKVLQENLTTKIDANTVERYRRKLQELRENCAHKLLDSNANEKFTEVAFDEEFLQKHNLDRRLKIEEDRSPEGELEQESDELLTKDTATAKPSYSKKVSEVEKRWSGEFLENRLTRRSSESSKSSYVEEFGSVSSEESVAGDRDSPRFEREKRNTEVEESGRESFGRQTSEEVLADSTVSTLDSDSCLEDRIKALEEEESVDRKDEVEDDEGEDLDVVRRRRRSKLLAYERADRWNESLKRAKVSSGCSTDSIDSTRSRKDGYASLVRELAMEAAAGTSRVKKEEKQKRKLGLRRLLPGFFSPKDSRKDYKKKKESKERRRHEDRHFARYQQNGNYTRSPDTMNLNEDIKRNVKLDNSLNGSIIEERLDEIKRELFPDQCPITSTPDHLARDEEQSLLRDRSGAARAYGIDSSLSSIAPDDRWNERSGHLGISPDIRKFEQRQKREEFDQRYGGQQLERKHSLQESNPPNRLCFFQRNHGPSGRISAPPSERYLVRPRAIHPIDRPLPAIPRSRVDSSNYENYPEEDNQPRPIGYERSGAYTADKAEYSNKSTLYENEGSPGGLILKSVSAQVKITRQPIGNQNQKRAPLVGRSPKYLSSGSSQKSGDYGDSSCTPNSSQKSEFSPTSSKSGEYYLNSPRNSGSPNDRDFDEENPSSREGIYENENENSPSRSSTRCADERIYDETPSSPSKPPIRSPMDDSLDKTDSSPGRGCSKGGRPMSPRTNADKQSIDGETGKTGARTVPSRRSQPNEQILIASPKREIAYECRIPRPLNESRLCAVESPVRMMNTPHRLTGVTPLEPRNQDPSGNREPPASKMIEDDYPGGGGGLAEIARPEPVYGHHRNQPVAGQNGGSQAEDERRKDCDDRVAWVQGRATSPATSPKRNEATSGERNESPVTENHRQGQNQPPSRSPRSVAPLLLQEAQRPRIAGREKLYGTAGPGRVDPPRVLQPQAQQRQPRSPTPRSLTEPLYLRQIPESTYGQRENAAVGPLSPSKQETRQHLEAFYWQQKTLEASRKTVAPPSANANPRQIGRKIDLPEVREAVYWQQLKKLDEEQQRRIYEQNLMEESSCCKAGPKIPSARSVSQRQVSVPSPAGAMNLSLTIGYGEPGPWAGNVCRSKGNPSGKPPLMQSQKGPNQPVLIVRPQQAIRERREAAMPSKPVDSSRRPETQRSKSASPHFHRGDAPQIVPRKLDAPSIYEEEVAAVNDVEGKSAPPPIFKRGSLIGGESAEYGTGGGAKRVSFSNQSTTVGRDLPSGSWPTKHGTAPEPPTRRHRSEDSVSDTDSVFLHQERRDAAAGPCPDVEYDADRPLPPLPNDVAPANPSGSGSTPRSNAYGEVRWNPPRPDPRRAISPHRMLRPKEEEWNSDGKGRQSNDIGGSGRGEGEAGSNEIPGGRRGGGGGGGIGVGGGGSVLGVGGGGGGGGSGGGGPGGRSGSVGGGRSRDEPRRHTLSGDHQPSLHHQQFNAAQQLHPLHPHHLPPPHGQYGTPPTRHTTMDLEMGTKSRQRKSPLPRGYPPPSSTMLLDEDPGIMSEVETSSTGFRRGGKQRSSLPVVRNPSKTLERPLGLVFLQYRNETKRALLPNEITSIDTVKALFVRSFPKQLTMEYLDSPHVKVYIHDSNKDMFYELEDLRSHLRDIRDRSVLRLFESTDGVTGMSGPLGIPGTGAGLPPHWEDQSYFSEPEFDSEYQHQHIHKSKTAKNSTSGSSGYYVGGSSTLPRGGPVMRAYSPAASSVVGPSSTPTQPKPLTTPGGGGVPPAKPLRSYQCGKSPLGSLGGSARFSRDSSVSLYSIADRLHGESGYMSSPERGGGVGSGTGRYPPGPYSAGSSYEDPYYSQYSGTVTPVIDEEASDTELLEESYSLYGVKPPGRPPSGPPRSPFPPGAPPPLPPGGQSYDATRIRVEHMERQLANLTGLVQKALTHAPHTSPSPRDYLQVPAGRDPYARGPDDSYLRTDVKPPKLGKDKSVSFEKSVSFSDDPPDMNSPKQHSPQHAADTKPTKPAIKSSTLPRMSSQERDRHKPTPPPKPAALVAGQYVYRDLALTPEMYNQLRGLQKKAKDLRQEVRNLRRMSQAQAHTIRETILDTFITIRAMLLSCGDAAWDAEKIRLSREEDLYRQEMLRLVKDLTELENTVEELRGNVINRKTRVNMSDVENMALIMSKSSKTVADLKVRFPSLQEGMKGLLSSEMEMVVRAEKFLKEEPERLESALKRCKKLTSTLVTLKRLASVQEQRLPNAATSVDAEETPPITPTSAQHSKATAPVPAERTVVGSASVIGGGPHALEPPTAHQQRPENALDALLDELQTFSRPSSQLGHVQTSVRGEAPAGAVTTNVGTPARAPCISDIGRKGSIDSSSGTVIAALAPTGAAANVAGGTLRRLHSYPSSSDTDTSPPIARLQVSLQDQQPSLPTLPQGFVPGQKPPVPERNAELLQLATARRVPPPPPPRTSSRSPLASPTSPQLPPRNHSCNLQTGNATLRRPPARGTLPIKEGKPPMALPAEAVSALDARPSLLHNNGSTGSQTLAVLSTSNSSSCESVNSQEGLQIEKERQEQLDQRHQELLRKQKALQEQYARLQQLQRNTAGLTTVPPAPPDLLKKTGSESNLLAKMGLGLSAASSGSLTSLAGKPIAPIPQEATRAEQPGDQRNTASVNSSTSIRIATTATASTESNGADQVPNSAAISNGAASATTAPVTATPSTTTTTTSKIYETDIL
- the LOC117606476 gene encoding uncharacterized protein LOC117606476 isoform X13: MEGEDVGDDKLSKKEEPGLRVLSVDKVTVEKIVFESSSGSREVLLTKNETSRKLSIKSELSRSEDEGRKNRASLPEDILAANSKGAIEKRIKPIKLTKGPSIGSIVVDVPSKLEINESNSKKAEEKAKDEDNQEDRRENEGTEAKDRLEKSRSNIKVLQENLTTKIDANTVERYRRKLQELRENCAHKLLDSNANEKFTEVAFDEEFLQKHNLDRRLKIEEDRSPEGELEQESDELLTKDTATAKPSYSKKVSEVEKRWSGEFLENRLTRRSSESSKSSYVEEFGSVSSEESVAGDRDSPRFEREKRNTEVEESGRESFGRQTSEEVLADSTVSTLDSDSCLEDRIKALEEEESVDRKDEVEDDEGEDLDVVRRRRRSKLLAYERADRWNESLKRAKVSSGCSTDSIDSTRSRKDGYASLVRELAMEAAAGTSRVKKEEKQKRKLGLRRLLPGFFSPKDSRKDYKKKKESKERRRHEDRHFARYQQNGNYTRSPDTMNLNEDIKRNVKLDNSLNGSIIEERLDEIKRELFPDQCPITSTPDHLARDEEQSLLRDRSGAARAYGIDSSLSSIAPDDRWNERSGHLGISPDIRKFEQRQKREEFDQRYGGQQLERKHSLQESNPPNRLCFFQRNHGPSGRISAPPSERYLVRPRAIHPIDRPLPAIPRSRVDSSNYENYPEEDNQPRPIGYERSGAYTADKAEYSNKSTLYENEGSPGGLILKSVSAQVKITRQPIGNQNQKRAPLVGRSPKYLSSGSSQKSGDYGDSSCTPNSSQKSEFSPTSSKSGEYYLNSPRNSGSPNDRDFDEENPSSREGIYENENENSPSRSSTRCADERIYDETPSSPSKPPIRSPMDDSLDKTDSSPGRGCSKGGRPMSPRTNADKQSIDGETGKTGARTVPSRRSQPNEQILIASPKREIAYECRIPRPLNESRLCAVESPVRMMNTPHRLTGVTPLEPRNQDPSGNREPPASKMIEDDYPGGGGGLAEIARPEPVYGHHRNQPVAGQNGGSQAEDERRKDCDDRVAWVQGRATSPATSPKRNEATSGERNESPVTENHRQGQNQPPSRSPRSVAPLLLQEAQRPRIAGREKLYGTAGPGRVDPPRVLQPQAQQRQPRSPTPRSLTEPLYLRQIPESTYGQRENAAVGPLSPSKQETRQHLEAFYWQQKTLEASRKTVAPPSANANPRQIGRKIDLPEVREAVYWQQLKKLDEEQQRRIYEQNLMEESSCCKAGPKIPSARSVSQRQVSVPSPAGAMNLSLTIGYGEPGPWAGNVCRSKGNPSGKPPLMQSQKGPNQPVLIVRPQQAIRERREAAMPSKPVDSSRRPETQRSKSASPHFHRGDAPQIVPRKLDAPSIYEEEVAAVNDVEGKSAPPPIFKRGSLIGGESAEYGTGGGAKRVSFSNQSTTVGRDLPSGSWPTKHGTAPEPPTRRHRSEDSVSDTDSVFLHQERRDAAAGPCPDVEYDADRPLPPLPNDVAPANPSGSGSTPRSNAYGEVRWNPPRPDPRRAISPHRMLRPKEEEWNSDGKGRQSNDIGGSGRGEGEAGSNEIPGGRRGGGGGGGIGVGGGGSVLGVGGGGGGGGSGGGGPGGRSGSVGGGRSRDEPRRHTLSGDHQPSLHHQQFNAAQQLHPLHPHHLPPPHGQYGTPPTRHTTMDLEMGTKSRQRKSPLPRGYPPPSSTMLLDEDPGIMSEVETSSTGFRRGGKQRSSLPVVRNPSKTLERPLGLVFLQYRNETKRALLPNEITSIDTVKALFVRSFPKQLTMEYLDSPHVKVYIHDSNKDMFYELEDLRSHLRDIRDRSVLRLFESTDGVTGMSGPLGIPGTGAGLPPHWEDQSYFSEPEFDSEYQHQHIHKSKTAKNSTSGSSGYYVGGSSTLPRGGPVMRAYSPAASSVVGPSSTPTQPKPLTTPDRLHGESGYMSSPERGGGVGSGTGRYPPGPYSAGSSYEDPYYSQYSGTVTPVIDEEARIRVEHMERQLANLTGLVQKALTHAPHTSPSPRDYLQVPAGRDPYARGPGAGDEFDKHSSSSSASLPDDSYLRTDVKPPKLGKDKSVSFEKSVSFSDDPPDMNSPKQHSPQHAADTKPTKPAIKSSTLPRMSSQERDRHKPTPPPKPAALVAGQYVYRDLALTPEMYNQLRGLQKKAKDLRQEVRNLRRMSQAQAHTIRETILDTFITIRAMLLSCGDAAWDAEKIRLSREEDLYRQEMLRLVKDLTELENTVEELRGNVINRKTRVNMSDVENMALIMSKSSKTVADLKVRFPSLQEGMKGLLSSEMEMVVRAEKFLKEEPERLESALKRCKKLTSTLVTLKRLASVQEQRLPNAATSVDAEETPPITPTSAQHSKATAPVPAERTVVGSASVIGGGPHALEPPTAHQQRPENALDALLDELQTFSRPSSQLGHVQTSVRGEAPAGAVTTNVGTPARAPCISDIGRKGSIDSSSGTVIAALAPTGAAANVAGGTLRRLHSYPSSSDTDTSPPIARLQVSLQDQQPSLPTLPQGFVPGQKPPVPERNAELLQLATARRVPPPPPPRTSSRSPLASPTSPQLPPRNHSCNLQTGNATLRRPPARGTLPIKEGKPPMALPAEAVSALDARPSLLHNNGSTGSQTLAVLSTSNSSSCESVNSQEGLQIEKERQEQLDQRHQELLRKQKALQEQYARLQQLQRNTAGLTTVPPAPPDLLKKTGSESNLLAKMGLGLSAASSGSLTSLAGKPIAPIPQEATRAEQPGDQRNTASVNSSTSIRIATTATASTESNGADQVPNSAAISNGAASATTAPVTATPSTTTTTTSKIYETDIL